Proteins encoded within one genomic window of Bradyrhizobium sp. CB1717:
- a CDS encoding RNA pyrophosphohydrolase encodes MTNEKPYRPNVGIALFNADGHVLIGHRFKGDGPEIILPGLDWQMPQGGVDEGENLRDAAMRELWEETSVVSADYLGETDWFTYEFPPYDGPQTHRLAKFRGQRQKWFALRFTGKDDEIDPLTPRNGQPAEFDAWRWERLDRVADLVVPFRGEVYRAVAREFAAFGN; translated from the coding sequence GTGACGAACGAAAAACCCTACCGCCCCAATGTCGGGATCGCGCTGTTCAACGCCGACGGCCATGTCCTGATCGGCCATCGTTTCAAGGGCGACGGGCCGGAGATCATCCTGCCGGGCCTCGACTGGCAGATGCCGCAGGGCGGCGTCGACGAGGGCGAGAATCTGCGCGATGCGGCCATGCGCGAGCTGTGGGAAGAGACCAGCGTCGTCAGCGCCGACTATCTCGGCGAGACCGACTGGTTCACCTATGAATTCCCGCCTTACGACGGACCGCAGACACATCGCCTCGCAAAATTTCGCGGCCAGCGCCAGAAATGGTTCGCGTTGCGCTTCACCGGCAAGGATGACGAGATCGATCCGCTGACGCCGCGCAACGGCCAGCCCGCCGAGTTCGACGCCTGGCGCTGGGAGCGCCTCGACCGCGTCGCCGATCTCGTCGTGCCGTTCCGTGGCGAGGTTTATCGGGCCGTGGCGCGAGAGTTCGCGGCGTTCGGAAACTAA
- a CDS encoding RNA pyrophosphohydrolase: MARYEDLPYRTCVGVMLINTKGLVFIGRRAGGIEHVDDAHVWQMPQGGVDPGEDTWEAAKRELYEETSVRSVERLGEVPDWLIYDIPRTVAGRAWKGRYRGQRQKWFAVRFTGKDSEINVEKPGGGGHKAEFVNWRWEPMKNLPGLIIPFKRPVYERVVKEFSSLADE, encoded by the coding sequence ATGGCGCGTTACGAGGATCTGCCCTACCGGACCTGCGTCGGTGTGATGCTGATCAATACGAAGGGACTGGTGTTCATCGGCCGCCGCGCCGGTGGCATCGAGCATGTCGACGACGCCCATGTCTGGCAGATGCCGCAGGGCGGCGTCGATCCCGGCGAGGACACCTGGGAAGCCGCCAAGCGCGAGCTCTATGAGGAAACCAGCGTGCGCTCGGTCGAGCGGCTCGGCGAGGTCCCGGACTGGCTGATCTACGACATCCCGCGCACGGTCGCAGGCCGCGCCTGGAAGGGGCGCTATCGCGGCCAGCGCCAGAAATGGTTCGCGGTGCGCTTCACCGGCAAGGACAGCGAGATCAACGTCGAGAAGCCCGGCGGCGGCGGCCACAAGGCCGAATTCGTGAACTGGCGCTGGGAGCCGATGAAGAACCTCCCCGGGCTGATCATCCCCTTCAAGCGCCCGGTCTATGAGCGCGTGGTGAAGGAATTTTCGTCGCTCGCGGATGAATAA
- a CDS encoding divergent polysaccharide deacetylase family protein: MTETADDLSAPLGQDKPRRKRRLRLPFTAMQLLAVLLGLFLVTFAGFAIFNKDPLGGEPMTRIAISEPKAADEKPAASDTRHESKQDTKEAPKQAAPGEQKTVTMIDGSTGARRDVVIGAGDAADKGEAASAPPPVMAGIDPKLLEKSRYGMIPVVAGDLKPFNVYAADADRAKAAKMPVVAIVIGGLGVGAAKTTDAIMKLPPAVTLAFTPYGADPGKLAERARAQRHEIFLQIPMEPYDFPDNDPGPQTLLTSLSPDQNMDRLYWHLSRMQGYAGLTNFMGARFIATEPAMQPIIREAAKRGLGFFDDGSSPRSIVPQAASSASMPFGKGDIAIDVVPTPTEIDRALTKLESTARERGVAVGTASALPVSIERVSAWTKTLGDRGILLVPLTTAMLKSKSS; the protein is encoded by the coding sequence CGGTTGCCGTTCACCGCCATGCAGCTGCTGGCCGTGCTGCTCGGCCTGTTCCTGGTCACCTTTGCCGGCTTTGCCATCTTCAACAAGGACCCGCTCGGCGGCGAGCCGATGACGCGGATCGCGATCAGCGAGCCCAAAGCCGCGGACGAGAAGCCGGCCGCCTCCGATACCAGGCACGAGAGCAAGCAGGACACCAAGGAAGCCCCGAAGCAGGCCGCTCCCGGTGAGCAGAAGACCGTCACCATGATCGACGGCTCGACCGGCGCGCGGCGCGACGTGGTGATCGGCGCGGGCGATGCCGCCGACAAGGGCGAGGCAGCGTCCGCCCCGCCGCCGGTCATGGCCGGGATCGATCCCAAGCTGCTGGAGAAGTCGCGCTACGGCATGATCCCCGTGGTCGCCGGCGACCTGAAGCCGTTCAACGTCTATGCGGCGGATGCCGACCGCGCCAAGGCCGCCAAGATGCCGGTGGTCGCCATCGTGATCGGCGGCCTCGGCGTCGGCGCCGCCAAGACCACCGATGCGATCATGAAGCTGCCGCCGGCGGTGACGCTGGCTTTCACGCCCTATGGCGCCGATCCCGGCAAGCTCGCCGAGCGGGCCCGCGCCCAGCGCCACGAGATCTTCCTGCAGATCCCGATGGAGCCCTACGACTTCCCGGACAACGATCCGGGACCGCAGACGCTGCTGACCTCGCTCAGCCCCGACCAGAACATGGACCGCCTGTACTGGCACCTCAGCCGGATGCAGGGCTATGCCGGCCTCACCAATTTCATGGGCGCCCGCTTCATCGCGACGGAGCCGGCGATGCAGCCGATCATCCGCGAGGCGGCCAAGCGCGGCCTCGGCTTCTTCGACGACGGCTCCTCGCCACGCAGCATCGTGCCCCAGGCCGCGTCAAGCGCGTCGATGCCGTTCGGCAAGGGCGACATCGCGATCGACGTGGTGCCGACCCCGACCGAGATCGACCGTGCCCTGACCAAGCTCGAATCGACCGCCCGCGAGCGCGGCGTCGCCGTCGGCACCGCCTCGGCCCTGCCGGTCTCGATCGAGCGCGTCAGTGCCTGGACCAAGACATTGGGCGACCGAGGTATCCTTTTGGTGCCATTGACAACCGCGATGCTGAAATCAAAATCCAGCTAA